A region from the Brachyhypopomus gauderio isolate BG-103 unplaced genomic scaffold, BGAUD_0.2 sc50, whole genome shotgun sequence genome encodes:
- the LOC143487756 gene encoding uncharacterized protein LOC143487756 encodes MEKEKSYFCSECGKSFNNKSNLNKHQHIHTGEKPYHCSECGKSFTTQSSLQRHQRIHTGEKPYHCSECGKSFNNKSSLHKHQRIHTGEKPYHCSECGKSFTQQSSLNEHQRIHTGVRPYHCSECGKSFTQQSNLNKHQRIHTGVRPYHCSECGKSFTQQSSLNIHQRIHTGEKPYHCSECGKSFAQKSSLHEHQRIHTGEKLYHCSECGKSFTQQSSLNEHQRIHTGVRPYHCSECGNSFNNKRVISTNTSAFTQERSHITAQSVRRVL; translated from the coding sequence atggaaaaggagaaaagctacttctgctcagagtgtgggaagagttttaataaTAAGAGTAATCTCAACAAACACCAGcatattcacacaggagagaagccatatcactgctcagagtgtgggaagagttttactacacagagtagtCTCCAGCGACACCAgcgtattcacacaggagagaagccatatcactgctcagagtgtgggaagagttttaataaTAAGAGTAGTCTCcacaaacaccagcgcattcacacaggagagaagccgtatcactgctcagagtgtgggaagagttttactcaacagagtagtctcaacgaacaccagcgcattcacactgGAGTGAgaccgtatcactgctcagagtgtgggaagagttttactcaacagagtaatctcaacaaacaccagcgcattcacactgGAGTGaggccgtatcactgctcagagtgtgggaagagttttactcaacagagtagtctcaacatacaccagcgcattcacacaggagagaagccatatcactgctcagagtgtgggaagagttttgctCAAAAGAGTAGTCTCCACGAACATCAgcgtattcacacaggagagaagctgtatcactgctcagagtgtgggaagagttttactcaacagagtagtctcaacgaacaccagcgcattcacactgGAGTGaggccatatcactgctcagagtgtgggaacagTTTTAATAATAAGAGAGTCATCTCcacaaacaccagcgcattcacacaggagagaagccatatcactgctcagagtgtgagaAGAGTTTTATGA
- the LOC143487754 gene encoding uncharacterized protein LOC143487754 — translation MSLLIEDIKAIILKALPNISEETCGQLISILQNCGVENKDDLRYVQQEDICEVLPVIQLRKLLEAFKLEAETLTLNMEVISSHSPLSSSTACSNPSLHSDSFLSHGYEESSSPSTSLSSETDSRSPNTRPLHIAKTWPERFQVPWEKMPPEIQTAISSGKRPKPPERRQMVRILVSEMRKFELCPTRAQCLTVCRNIIRQYPNSFADMFPDGSVMAGGYTSLLIQVKTRIENLNRESNIRHRASASNTGGKMRPTDTYGCVRFQPQFPPEETEETVEAKRQRLQEIYSQEGMGGVEKSEVKNLMETTFCLLRQHLNTAPPPSVQDLRSQWPYLFNQKSIFCHFQMLTEINVLRALEISMAECGGPITEYFKSKSKDANVKAVLSKTEDVEEPIRVVQLLMTHFQENTSGLIFHADTSATAADVERTLTLPASPRLILLGTDQVIQGWMISLEGHVICEGILPAFLTGLATLFAMYYVFNLQYQEEASCTLEFIQRRFVGINPERGSKTSRGKVVSKRTGRLVNKKSLTVNPRVSTLLKNLMDFQWDFI, via the exons ATGTCCCTCTTGATTGAAGACATAAAGGCCATCATTCTCAAGGCTTTGCCCAATATTTCTGAAGAAACTTGTGGACAGCTGATCTCTATACTTCAGAATTGTGGAGTAGAAAATAAAGACGACCTACGATATGTACAACAAGAAGATATTTGTGAAGTCTTGCCAGTAATTCAACTCAGGAAACTACTAGAGGCCTTCAAATTGG AGGCAGAGACCCTCACTTTGAATATGGAAGTAATATCAAGCCATTCACCACTCTCCAGCTCAACAGCATGTTCTAATCCATCACTGCATTCAGATTCTTTTCTTTCACATGGATATGAAGAGTCAAGCTCACCCTCCACATCACTGTCTTCAGAAACAGACAGCAGAAGCCCAAATACCAGACCATTACACATTGCAAAGACATGGCCTGAAAGATTTCAAGTCCCATGGGAGAAAATGCCGCCAGAAATACAAACAGCAATTTCCTCTGGTAAGAGACCTAAACCTCCAGAACGCCGTCAGATGGTCAGAATTCTTGTAAGTGAGATGCGCAAGTTTGAGTTGTGCCCTACACGAGCACAGTGTCTCACTGTCTGTAGAAACATTATTAGGCAGTATCCTAATAGTTTTGCAGACATGTTTCCTGATGGTTCAGTAATGGCTGGAGGTTATACATCACTGCTTATACAAGTCAAGACACGTATTGAGAATCTGAACCGTGAGAGTAACATACGCCATAGAGCCTCAGCAtcaaacactggaggtaagatgAGGCCGACTGACACTTATGGTTGTGTGAGATTTCAGCCTCAATTCCCGCCTGAAGAAACAGAGGAAACAGTGGAGGCAAAACGTCAAAGATTACAGGAGATTTATAGTCAGGAGGGAATGGGTGGAGTAGAGAAATCTGAAGTAAAAAATCTAATGGAGACTACATTCTGTCTTCTGCGTCAGCATCTaaatacagcaccaccaccttcaGTCCAAGACTTGAGAAGCCAGTGGCCTTACCTCTTTAATCAGAAGTCAATCTTCTGCCATTTTCAGATGCTCACTGAGATTAATGTGTTGCGAGCTTTGGAGATTTCCATGGCAGAATGTGGAGGACCGATTACAGAATACTTTAAATCAAAATCTAAAGATGCAAATGTAAAAGCTGTCCTCTCGAAAACTGAAGATGTCGAGGAACCAATCCGTGTTGTACAGCTACTTATGACACACTTTCAAGAGAATACCAGTGGGCTAATTTTTCATGCAGAT ACCAGTGCCACTGCAGCAGATGTTGAGAGGACTCTAACACTCCCTGCAAGTCCTCGTCTGATACTTCTTG GAACAGACCAGGTCATTCAAGGCTGGATGATTAGTCTTGAGGGTCATGTCATTTGTGAGGGCATCCTACCTGCATTCTTGACTGGGCTTGCAACTTTGTTTGCAATGTACTACGTGTTCAACTTGCAGTACCAGGAGGAGGCATCTTGTACTTTGGAGTTCATTCAGAG GCGCTTCGTTGGGATAAATCCAGAGAGGGGTTCAAAGACTAGCCGGGGCAAGGTGGTCTCAAAGAGGACCGGTAGACTTGTGAACAAGAAATCTCTCACAGTAAATCCTCGTGTCTCCACACTTCTAAAGAATCTCATGGACTTTCAGTGGGACTTCATATAG